In a single window of the Halomicroarcula saliterrae genome:
- a CDS encoding RIO1 family regulatory kinase/ATPase: MAFRRLLRGTVPWSQLEGVSRAVLDRYDEPAGRVRFLEADNWLSTPMVVDDRWFVKLITPQNSMVHALLTTGRNIGAFSSGTAGFFEHFGTPYEMAEHELAATRRMRELGVNAPRPIEAFEYEGMGVLVLEYLREFRTLDELPRETVTRHAATVFDFLHRMHDDGLAHGDFRSENVLVADEQLYFIDATSVRAEAIADARAYDLACALGALEPLVGGHAAVDAARAHYTTAELLAAEEFLDFVNIRPDHDFEATIIRGAIERWAE, translated from the coding sequence GTGGCGTTCCGACGGCTCCTGCGCGGGACGGTCCCGTGGTCGCAACTCGAAGGTGTCAGCCGCGCGGTCCTCGACCGGTACGACGAGCCGGCCGGCCGCGTCCGCTTTCTGGAGGCCGACAACTGGCTCTCGACGCCGATGGTCGTCGACGACCGCTGGTTCGTCAAACTCATCACCCCGCAGAACTCGATGGTCCACGCCCTGTTGACCACCGGGCGCAACATCGGTGCGTTCTCCTCGGGCACCGCCGGCTTCTTCGAGCACTTCGGCACGCCATACGAGATGGCCGAACACGAGCTCGCGGCGACCCGTCGAATGCGCGAGCTGGGCGTCAACGCACCCAGACCCATCGAGGCGTTCGAGTACGAGGGGATGGGCGTGCTCGTCCTCGAGTACCTCCGCGAGTTCCGGACCCTCGACGAGCTCCCGCGCGAGACCGTGACGCGCCACGCCGCCACCGTCTTCGATTTCCTCCACCGGATGCACGACGACGGGCTGGCCCACGGCGACTTCCGCTCGGAGAACGTCCTCGTGGCCGACGAGCAGTTGTACTTCATCGACGCCACGAGCGTGCGGGCCGAAGCGATCGCCGACGCGCGGGCCTACGACCTGGCCTGTGCGCTGGGGGCCCTGGAGCCGCTCGTCGGTGGCCACGCGGCCGTCGACGCGGCGAGAGCCCACTACACCACGGCGGAGCTACTGGCAGCGGAGGAGTTCCTGGACTTCGTCAACATCCGCCCGGACCACGACTTCGAGGCGACGATAATCCGGGGCGCTATCGAGCGGTGGGCGGAGTGA
- a CDS encoding acyl-CoA dehydrogenase family protein, with the protein MEFTLPAEHRQIRAAVREFCEGEIAPIAQDIEDEARFPAEIFEALGRLDMLGVPVDERWGGLGGDQLMYALVCEELGRVSGAIGLSVAAHTSLACKPIERFGTDAQRERWLEPLATGEQLGAWALTEPGSGSDASDMDTTAERDGDEYVIDGIKQFITNGSVAGAVLVKAVTDPSAGYDGISTFVVSPEDDGWAVTEEWEKLGLNASPTCELQFDDCRVPADRLLGEEGDGWAQTRATLDGGRISIAALSVGLAQGAYEAARSYATEREQFDRPISKFDAVRDKIVAMDRKIERSRLLTHKAATMYDRGADVTRMASLAKLDASETAREVGEAAVQVLGGYGYLTEYAPQRFYRDAKLMEIGEGTSEIQRLVLGRELGL; encoded by the coding sequence ATGGAGTTCACGCTCCCGGCCGAACACCGACAGATTCGGGCCGCTGTGCGGGAGTTCTGCGAGGGGGAGATCGCCCCCATCGCGCAGGACATCGAGGACGAGGCCCGCTTCCCCGCCGAGATTTTCGAGGCGCTGGGGCGACTTGACATGCTCGGCGTCCCCGTCGACGAGCGGTGGGGCGGGCTGGGCGGCGACCAGCTCATGTACGCGCTCGTCTGTGAAGAGCTGGGCCGCGTTTCCGGCGCCATCGGGCTCTCCGTGGCGGCGCACACCTCGCTGGCGTGCAAGCCCATCGAGCGTTTCGGGACCGACGCCCAGCGCGAGCGGTGGCTCGAACCGCTGGCGACCGGCGAGCAACTCGGCGCGTGGGCGCTGACCGAGCCCGGCAGCGGGAGCGACGCCAGCGACATGGACACCACTGCCGAGCGCGACGGCGACGAGTACGTCATCGACGGTATCAAACAGTTCATCACGAACGGCTCCGTCGCGGGCGCCGTCCTCGTGAAGGCGGTCACCGACCCGTCGGCGGGGTACGACGGCATCTCCACGTTCGTCGTCTCGCCGGAGGACGACGGCTGGGCGGTAACCGAGGAGTGGGAGAAGCTGGGGCTCAACGCCTCGCCGACCTGTGAGCTCCAGTTCGACGACTGCCGGGTCCCGGCCGACCGGCTGCTGGGCGAGGAGGGAGACGGCTGGGCACAGACCCGTGCCACGCTGGACGGCGGGCGGATCTCCATCGCGGCGCTCTCGGTGGGGCTCGCTCAGGGGGCCTACGAAGCCGCCAGGTCCTACGCCACGGAACGCGAGCAGTTCGACCGCCCCATCTCGAAGTTCGACGCCGTCCGGGACAAGATCGTGGCGATGGACCGCAAAATCGAGCGCTCGCGGCTGCTCACACACAAGGCCGCGACGATGTACGACCGGGGAGCGGACGTGACTCGGATGGCCTCGCTCGCCAAACTCGACGCCAGCGAGACAGCCCGCGAGGTGGGCGAGGCGGCCGTGCAGGTGCTGGGCGGCTACGGCTACCTCACCGAATACGCCCCACAGCGCTTCTACCGGGACGCGAAGCTGATGGAGATAGGCGAGGGGACCAGCGAGATACAGCGGCTGGTCCTGGGCCGTGAGCTGGGGCTCTGA
- a CDS encoding universal stress protein yields the protein MTILVAVADDEASSRVLETAVTLGEGLATPLYVVHLVDDADADRAAERMRDALSDRLADEPVEATVALEYVGRHSRRPGARIARELLEIAEDVDITHIVMGHEPKGLSGRLRSGDAAVAVVNETTVPVTVVPRLDEH from the coding sequence ATGACCATTCTGGTCGCAGTCGCTGACGACGAGGCGTCCAGCCGTGTTCTCGAAACGGCCGTCACGCTCGGCGAGGGGCTGGCGACACCGCTGTACGTCGTCCATCTCGTCGACGACGCCGACGCGGACCGGGCCGCAGAACGGATGCGCGACGCGCTCTCGGACCGGCTGGCCGACGAGCCGGTGGAGGCGACGGTCGCTCTGGAGTACGTGGGTCGCCACAGCCGCCGGCCGGGCGCCCGTATCGCCCGCGAACTGCTCGAAATCGCCGAGGACGTGGATATCACCCACATCGTCATGGGCCACGAACCGAAGGGGCTGAGCGGCCGGCTCCGCAGCGGCGACGCCGCCGTCGCCGTGGTCAACGAGACGACGGTCCCGGTCACCGTCGTCCCGCGGCTCGACGAGCACTGA
- a CDS encoding helix-turn-helix transcriptional regulator, which translates to MKNELDVYRSRDGLSQGELAETVGVSRQTINAIERERYDPSLELAFKLAAQFDCSVADLFDPDIDASE; encoded by the coding sequence ATGAAAAACGAACTCGACGTGTACCGGAGTCGCGACGGGCTGAGCCAGGGCGAGCTTGCGGAGACGGTCGGCGTCAGCCGCCAGACGATCAACGCCATCGAACGCGAGCGCTACGACCCGTCGCTCGAACTGGCGTTCAAGCTCGCGGCGCAGTTCGACTGTTCGGTCGCGGACCTGTTCGACCCCGATATCGACGCGTCCGAGTAG
- a CDS encoding DUF2178 domain-containing protein: MTDSPATTRLSKRRTYRRLMYGSVLGGTAVSLLLRYFDYPLVGEAVYWVGLLAFFVIWKGSDVQLMDERDWALERRASLTALQLVVAVAVPGAAALRLLTWLTDYTAPPIVRGAFYGYIGLFIAFGLSYLWHRSRL; this comes from the coding sequence ATGACTGATTCCCCCGCGACGACGAGGCTCTCCAAGCGGCGGACGTATCGGCGACTGATGTACGGCTCGGTGCTGGGCGGGACGGCAGTGTCGTTGCTCCTTCGCTACTTCGACTATCCCCTGGTCGGCGAGGCGGTGTACTGGGTCGGCCTCTTAGCCTTTTTCGTCATCTGGAAAGGGTCGGACGTCCAGCTGATGGACGAGCGCGACTGGGCGCTCGAACGCCGCGCCAGCCTGACCGCCCTGCAGTTAGTCGTCGCCGTCGCGGTCCCCGGCGCGGCGGCGCTGCGCCTGCTGACCTGGCTCACCGACTACACAGCTCCCCCGATAGTACGGGGCGCGTTCTACGGCTACATCGGACTCTTTATCGCCTTCGGCCTGTCCTATCTCTGGCACCGCTCTCGTCTATGA
- a CDS encoding RtcB family protein, which produces MPIELEGAHTTARVMVDDESLVEEGCMSQIQTLIDHPAFTEPVRIMPDTHWGAGAPIGFTMPLADRVVPNIVGVDVGCGMAATRLGEALPLADAERERRVREAVPMGRDVHDYGDAPHLVEEFPFERANEVFERFDAAFADRFGERIDPIEFDFDGYDGDYFESLCERVLADQRQGVDHVIKSAGTLGGGNHFVEFARGRESGDYWVIVHSGSRYLGMSVAQYWQSTATDRRAIGDIRESIPDEYTEFLKFDPDTVESRDLYTWVTGGMGESYIDKERLRRELSGKDIEDAFDRLGRLQQAVRDDLGDDDRNTDLDWLEGREAHGYYVDMLFAQQYARWNRELMSDAICEALGVEPVERFQSVHNYIDFRDMTIRKGATPAREGQRLVVPFNMAEGSVIARGKGNDEWHQTAPHGAGRVMSRTRAHDIVDMDEFAAAMDGVYSESVVEGVRDEAPMAYKDADRIAAALEPTAEVVEWLDAVHNLKSTD; this is translated from the coding sequence ATGCCAATCGAGCTGGAGGGCGCCCACACGACGGCGCGCGTGATGGTCGACGACGAGTCGCTGGTAGAAGAGGGGTGTATGTCGCAGATTCAGACCCTCATCGACCACCCTGCGTTCACCGAACCGGTGCGCATCATGCCCGACACCCACTGGGGCGCCGGCGCGCCCATCGGCTTCACGATGCCGCTGGCCGACCGCGTCGTCCCCAACATCGTCGGCGTCGACGTGGGCTGTGGGATGGCCGCGACGCGGCTGGGCGAGGCGCTTCCCCTGGCCGACGCCGAGCGCGAGCGGCGCGTCCGCGAGGCCGTCCCGATGGGACGGGACGTCCACGACTACGGCGACGCGCCCCATCTGGTCGAGGAGTTCCCGTTCGAGCGTGCCAACGAGGTGTTCGAGCGCTTCGACGCGGCCTTCGCCGACCGGTTCGGCGAGCGTATCGACCCCATCGAATTCGATTTCGACGGCTACGACGGCGACTACTTCGAGTCGCTCTGTGAGCGCGTGCTGGCCGACCAGCGCCAGGGAGTAGACCACGTCATCAAGAGCGCGGGGACGCTGGGCGGCGGGAACCACTTCGTCGAGTTCGCCCGCGGCCGCGAGTCGGGCGACTACTGGGTCATCGTCCACAGCGGCTCCCGGTATCTGGGGATGTCGGTCGCCCAGTACTGGCAGTCGACGGCGACGGACCGGCGTGCCATCGGTGACATCCGGGAGTCGATTCCCGACGAGTACACCGAGTTCCTGAAGTTCGACCCGGACACCGTCGAGTCCCGCGACCTCTACACCTGGGTCACCGGGGGGATGGGCGAGTCCTACATCGACAAGGAGCGCCTCCGCCGCGAGCTATCGGGCAAGGACATCGAGGACGCCTTCGACAGACTCGGTCGGCTCCAGCAGGCGGTGCGGGACGACCTCGGCGACGACGACCGGAACACGGACCTCGACTGGCTCGAAGGCCGGGAGGCCCACGGCTACTACGTCGACATGCTGTTCGCCCAGCAGTACGCCCGCTGGAACCGCGAGCTGATGAGCGACGCCATCTGTGAGGCGCTCGGCGTCGAACCGGTCGAGCGCTTTCAGAGCGTCCACAACTACATCGACTTCCGGGACATGACCATCCGGAAGGGCGCGACGCCGGCCCGTGAGGGGCAGCGCCTCGTCGTCCCCTTCAACATGGCCGAGGGGTCAGTCATCGCCCGGGGGAAGGGCAACGACGAGTGGCACCAGACCGCGCCCCACGGCGCGGGTCGGGTGATGAGCCGGACGCGCGCCCACGACATCGTCGACATGGACGAGTTCGCCGCGGCGATGGACGGGGTCTACTCCGAGTCGGTCGTCGAGGGAGTGCGCGACGAGGCGCCGATGGCCTACAAGGACGCCGACCGTATCGCCGCCGCGCTGGAACCGACCGCCGAGGTCGTCGAGTGGCTCGACGCCGTCCACAACCTGAAATCGACGGACTGA
- a CDS encoding DoxX family protein produces the protein MNYQTAPLTDTVELELDGPWTAYWLAVLRLVTGWWFFHAGVTKLIEDGLAFTYGPAYLKGMTGTVLGPIPVWMGNNLAWLIQPGVPLGETFIGLALMAGVLTRLAAAGGVFFMTLFWIGNAEFGHGLVNADLMGLLLFATVLVVGAGRYYGLDGVIEGTKLVKRHPKLRYILG, from the coding sequence ATGAACTACCAAACTGCTCCCCTGACCGACACCGTCGAACTCGAACTGGACGGGCCCTGGACCGCCTACTGGCTGGCCGTCCTCAGGCTCGTGACCGGCTGGTGGTTCTTCCACGCCGGCGTGACCAAGCTCATCGAGGACGGGCTGGCCTTCACCTACGGCCCGGCGTACCTCAAGGGGATGACCGGGACGGTGCTTGGCCCCATCCCGGTCTGGATGGGCAACAACCTCGCGTGGCTCATCCAGCCCGGCGTCCCCCTGGGCGAGACGTTCATCGGGCTGGCGCTGATGGCCGGTGTGCTGACGCGGCTGGCCGCCGCGGGCGGGGTCTTCTTCATGACCCTGTTCTGGATCGGCAACGCCGAGTTCGGCCACGGCCTCGTCAACGCCGACCTGATGGGCCTGCTGCTGTTCGCGACGGTCCTCGTCGTGGGCGCCGGCCGGTACTACGGGCTGGACGGCGTCATCGAAGGGACCAAGCTGGTCAAACGACACCCGAAACTCCGGTACATACTGGGGTGA
- a CDS encoding redoxin domain-containing protein has product MLDAGDPAPDFDLDGTDGQTVGAYRLSAAAQRAPVLVAFYTADFEPRCRAYLEALRDTDWAALTDAIAVLGVAPGSIDDHRAFAADLELPFPLLADHPGVDAQFGVQRSDGSTRRAAFLVDGRCRVQFAWADPETAETPDIEPVRSAVARQ; this is encoded by the coding sequence ATGCTCGACGCTGGTGACCCAGCCCCCGACTTCGACCTCGACGGGACCGACGGCCAGACGGTCGGCGCGTACAGACTCTCGGCAGCGGCCCAGCGGGCGCCCGTCCTCGTCGCGTTCTACACCGCGGACTTCGAGCCGCGGTGCCGGGCGTATCTCGAAGCGCTCCGTGACACCGACTGGGCCGCGCTGACCGACGCCATCGCCGTCCTCGGGGTGGCGCCCGGCAGTATCGACGACCACCGGGCCTTCGCCGCCGACCTGGAGCTGCCCTTCCCGCTGCTCGCCGACCACCCCGGCGTCGACGCGCAGTTCGGCGTCCAGCGCTCCGACGGCTCGACCCGGCGTGCGGCCTTCCTCGTCGACGGCCGCTGTCGGGTCCAGTTCGCGTGGGCGGACCCTGAAACCGCCGAGACGCCGGATATCGAACCCGTCCGCTCGGCCGTCGCCCGGCAGTGA
- a CDS encoding class I SAM-dependent methyltransferase, with protein sequence MEERSRAGVRRTYERIGDHFSKTREYAWPEVEAFVDDAAGCETALDLGCGNGRHAALLTDVADRVVGLDASRALLAEARRRLGDSTTLVLGDASRLPLAADSVDLAVFVATLHHLPSAADRQASLAELARVLAPGGRALVSVWSTAHDRFDAPADAETGFDTTVDWTLPGGERVPRFYHIYAPAEFERELADSGLATVSFELSSGNCYAVVRSEGKGP encoded by the coding sequence ATGGAAGAGCGTTCCCGGGCCGGCGTCCGCCGAACGTACGAGCGCATCGGCGACCACTTCTCGAAGACCCGCGAGTACGCCTGGCCCGAGGTCGAAGCGTTCGTCGACGACGCCGCCGGCTGCGAGACGGCGCTGGACCTTGGCTGTGGCAACGGCCGCCACGCCGCGCTCCTGACCGACGTGGCCGACCGCGTCGTCGGGCTGGACGCTAGCCGCGCGCTGCTCGCCGAGGCCCGGCGGCGCCTCGGTGACAGCACGACCCTCGTGCTGGGCGACGCCTCCCGGCTCCCGCTGGCCGCCGATAGCGTGGACCTCGCCGTCTTCGTCGCGACGCTCCATCACCTCCCCTCGGCCGCCGACCGGCAGGCCAGCCTCGCCGAACTCGCTCGCGTGCTCGCCCCCGGCGGCCGAGCCCTCGTCAGCGTCTGGAGCACGGCCCACGACCGCTTCGACGCCCCCGCAGACGCCGAGACGGGGTTCGATACCACCGTCGACTGGACGCTCCCCGGCGGCGAGCGAGTGCCCAGATTCTACCACATCTACGCGCCAGCGGAGTTCGAGCGCGAGCTCGCCGACAGCGGGCTGGCGACGGTGTCGTTCGAGCTATCGAGTGGCAACTGCTACGCCGTGGTCCGGTCCGAAGGGAAAGGTCCTTAA
- a CDS encoding HD domain-containing protein: MSETDDEAAGRIYDPDGDHAFPDGRVNAVLGMLADDEEVQAYLEAQNVNPVARKRYNDHGTKHISIVRNRALCLYDLLKQGGVQFNGAAQQDLDEADEAVIIALAATLHDIGHVVHRDEHPYYSIPLAADLLDRLLEDHYDIAERVRVKGEVLHAILCHHTEEQPLTLEAGVVRVADALDMERGRSRIPYERGGRGINTVSSQAIETVTLSSGDDYPVLVEIEMNNAAGVYQVDNLLKAKLDDSGLEESIRIVALNSHQNGNQIVERIEL, translated from the coding sequence ATGAGTGAGACCGACGACGAGGCGGCCGGCCGCATCTACGACCCCGACGGCGACCACGCGTTTCCCGACGGACGGGTCAACGCTGTCCTCGGTATGCTGGCCGACGACGAAGAGGTGCAGGCGTATCTCGAAGCCCAGAACGTCAATCCCGTGGCGCGCAAGCGCTACAACGACCACGGGACGAAACACATCAGTATCGTCCGGAACCGAGCGCTGTGTCTCTACGACCTGCTCAAACAGGGCGGCGTCCAGTTCAACGGCGCAGCCCAGCAGGACCTAGACGAGGCCGACGAGGCGGTCATCATCGCGCTCGCCGCGACACTGCACGACATCGGCCACGTCGTCCACCGCGACGAACACCCCTACTACTCGATTCCCCTCGCGGCGGACCTGCTGGACCGGCTGCTGGAGGACCACTACGACATCGCCGAGCGCGTCCGGGTGAAAGGCGAAGTGCTCCACGCCATCCTCTGTCACCACACCGAGGAGCAACCCCTCACCCTGGAGGCCGGGGTGGTCCGGGTGGCCGACGCGCTGGACATGGAACGGGGCCGCTCGCGTATCCCGTACGAACGCGGCGGCCGCGGCATCAACACGGTCTCCAGTCAGGCCATCGAGACGGTCACGCTCAGCAGCGGCGACGACTACCCCGTGCTGGTCGAGATCGAGATGAACAACGCCGCCGGCGTCTATCAGGTCGACAACCTGTTGAAGGCGAAACTCGACGACTCGGGTCTCGAAGAGAGTATCCGTATCGTGGCGCTCAACAGCCACCAGAACGGCAACCAAATAGTCGAGCGAATCGAGCTCTGA
- a CDS encoding redoxin domain-containing protein: MVSVGDEAPDFTAPLANGDVAEMTLSDAVARGPVVLAFFPGAFTSVCSHEMESFDDRLDELADAGVTVYGVSIDTPFAQNAFRDELGLGFELVSDSDREIIDAYDIAMDFTALGVHDLAKRAVFVVDEDRTVTYAWVSDDPGVEPDYDEVVEAAQTA; encoded by the coding sequence ATGGTTTCAGTCGGCGACGAGGCCCCGGATTTCACCGCACCGCTCGCAAACGGCGACGTAGCCGAGATGACTCTCTCCGACGCGGTCGCCCGCGGGCCGGTCGTGCTGGCCTTTTTCCCCGGCGCGTTCACGAGTGTCTGTAGCCACGAGATGGAGTCGTTCGACGACCGCCTTGACGAACTCGCCGACGCGGGCGTCACCGTGTACGGCGTCAGCATCGACACGCCGTTCGCCCAGAACGCTTTCCGGGACGAACTGGGACTCGGTTTCGAGCTCGTCAGCGACAGCGACCGCGAGATCATCGACGCGTACGATATCGCGATGGACTTCACTGCGCTGGGCGTCCACGACCTCGCGAAGCGAGCGGTGTTCGTCGTCGACGAGGACCGGACCGTCACGTACGCTTGGGTCAGCGACGACCCCGGGGTCGAGCCCGACTACGACGAAGTGGTCGAGGCCGCACAGACCGCCTGA
- the tatA gene encoding twin-arginine translocase TatA/TatE family subunit, whose translation MSGTIVPLFPGIPGGPELLVILLIAVLLFGANKIPKLARSTGEAMGEFQKGREEVEQELEEMREGGAAADGETTAADDTATSATESESVTTEETTSDSKN comes from the coding sequence ATGTCAGGGACCATCGTACCGCTGTTCCCGGGGATACCCGGTGGGCCGGAGCTGCTAGTCATCCTCCTCATCGCCGTGCTCCTGTTCGGCGCGAACAAGATTCCGAAACTCGCTCGTTCGACCGGTGAGGCGATGGGTGAGTTCCAGAAGGGGCGCGAGGAAGTCGAACAGGAACTCGAAGAGATGCGGGAGGGCGGGGCGGCCGCGGACGGCGAGACGACTGCCGCTGACGACACCGCGACGTCGGCTACCGAGAGCGAGTCCGTCACGACCGAGGAGACGACGAGCGACTCCAAGAACTGA
- a CDS encoding halocyanin domain-containing protein yields MTGRLNRRAFLGTAAAASVGLLAGCGGSDGAVPEATGTPQVAVDQYLNETDNYDGTIQDETGSGGATVDVGALGNGGNFAFAPAAVRVDSGTTVTWAWTGEGNGHNVVHENGDFESDLTDEEGHEFEHTFDDAGVYFYYCAPHQGFNMRGAVVVE; encoded by the coding sequence ATGACAGGCAGACTGAACCGGCGGGCGTTCCTCGGAACCGCGGCCGCCGCGAGTGTGGGACTGCTGGCCGGATGCGGCGGCTCCGACGGTGCCGTGCCCGAGGCGACCGGCACCCCACAGGTCGCGGTCGACCAGTACCTCAATGAGACCGACAACTACGACGGGACGATTCAGGACGAGACCGGGAGCGGCGGCGCCACCGTCGACGTCGGTGCCCTGGGTAACGGCGGCAACTTCGCCTTCGCCCCGGCTGCCGTCCGCGTCGACAGCGGGACGACCGTCACCTGGGCCTGGACCGGGGAGGGCAACGGACACAACGTCGTCCACGAGAACGGTGACTTCGAGAGCGACCTGACGGACGAGGAGGGCCACGAGTTCGAGCACACCTTCGACGACGCCGGCGTCTACTTCTACTACTGCGCGCCCCATCAGGGCTTCAACATGCGCGGCGCCGTCGTCGTCGAGTAA
- a CDS encoding DUF2270 domain-containing protein — translation MSDDGERVDGSFDPSDERERRLGVGLFEQEMGPSSSMAHLYRAEVHRMTRWRERLDRTTNWAVTVIAAILTWAFSDPTNPHYLVLVGLVTLGVFLGIEAHRYRGFDVWRSRVRLIQENVWAPGLDPSRDVTDHDWRRKLSEDYSQPTVKIPFEEALAHRLRRVYLALFTVVNAAWVIRVTSFADGADWPSSAAIGMVPGVVVTAAVALVYLAGVVVTLRPRKWHARSELRTERVDDWQ, via the coding sequence ATGAGCGACGACGGAGAGCGGGTCGACGGCTCGTTCGACCCGAGCGACGAGCGCGAACGGCGCCTCGGCGTCGGTCTCTTCGAGCAGGAGATGGGGCCGAGTTCCTCGATGGCGCACCTCTATCGGGCCGAGGTCCACCGGATGACACGCTGGCGCGAACGGCTCGACCGAACCACGAACTGGGCGGTGACGGTCATTGCCGCCATCCTCACCTGGGCGTTCTCCGACCCCACGAACCCACACTACCTGGTCCTCGTGGGGCTGGTCACGCTCGGCGTGTTTCTGGGCATCGAAGCCCACCGCTATCGGGGCTTCGACGTGTGGCGCTCCCGCGTCAGGCTCATACAGGAGAACGTCTGGGCCCCGGGACTCGACCCCAGTCGCGACGTGACGGACCACGACTGGCGACGCAAGCTCAGCGAGGACTACAGCCAGCCGACGGTGAAGATTCCCTTCGAGGAAGCGCTGGCACACCGGCTGCGGCGGGTGTACCTCGCGCTCTTTACGGTCGTGAACGCGGCCTGGGTGATTCGCGTCACGTCGTTCGCCGACGGGGCTGACTGGCCGTCGAGCGCGGCCATCGGGATGGTGCCGGGCGTCGTCGTCACCGCGGCCGTCGCACTCGTCTACCTCGCCGGCGTCGTCGTCACGCTCAGACCGCGGAAGTGGCACGCCCGGTCGGAGCTACGGACCGAGCGCGTCGACGATTGGCAGTAG